The DNA segment AGCTTACCCGGTATCTAGTTTCCACAAAGATGGATGCCCAAGTCCCGCAGATGATCAGACAAGAGGTTGATAATTACAGGCTAGAATGGGAGAAACTCCGTGACTACCTTTATGCTTTGTTTCCAGAGTACACCGAATACATCGAACTTGAGGTGGGTCAAGGCTTTTCCATGCAGTCGGTTTGCCCTCTCTGCTTTCAGCTACCTTTTCTAACCCGGCTTGTGCGCAGACACATAGAAACGACGTCTATATCGCCTGGATCCCCAATGAATTGACACCAACCGAGATGAACCATATTTACACCAATCTCAGGACGCGCAGGAAGAGGATTCGGTAAAAGGTTTAGGCCTGCGCCTTGCTGTGATATTAGGTTGATCAGGGGGGGGATAAGCTcatgtgatgtgatggttTCGGAATTAATGACATCCGAGCTTTCTGTTGTATTTTGGAGAAACCTGTCTGGTGATTGGAATCTTCTCTGGATGTCAATTTTGGGTGCGTAGGGTAGAAAGACAGGCAGACTTCTtgtgggatggggggaagccagtggggctggctggtgttAATTAGGCAGTGCTGCTGTGAATAAACCCCAAACTGCATAGgtatctacctacctagtcAAGATGAGCCTCATTTTAATACCATTTCCACTGACCATCTTAAATGTCAAGTGTCTATTTGACAGCTGTTGGCTGCTCAGAGTGCGCACTGATTATTTATTAAggcttgttttgtttcaaATCGGATTGTATCACGTATTACGCCCCGTAACAAGGCGGACTGCCCGAGCTCTGGCGACTGTACCGATTTGGACTTCACCAAGTACCCAGCCCACATGCATGGAATGATCAATTTCCGAACAATTACCAACCAATGCCAAAATATCTGCAGAGTCTTCACATTTCACATTTTCTGCTCAGAAGTCATGGAACTTATTGGTGATCCTATGGACCATATAACACGACATCCCTTCAATACCAATAGACCTTGCCAGCTCACGGTCAGGTTGTACACCCAGCTTTTTTCCACGAATGCTGTGCACAAAAGTAGCCAACCCTTTCTGTTTGCAGCCGTGTCGGAGGCCAGACAGCTGGAAAATGCCTGGTTAACGTGTACAGCCACGGAACGCCGCTGTTTCCTTCGCCATCTTTATTTTGCTCTCCGGGCTCACTGAACATTTGGGGGGTAAACAACACAGCCGCGATGCGAATACTCAAAGTGCAATTACACCCGGCGAAGCAATCGCATCCCCTCAACCACTTCGTGTATAAGACCCCTCGTTGCCTCAGCCAGGTAAGAGTCTCCGTGGAAGAAGGCTATTAACTGCGCAACACACAAGCTTCTCAAATGTCTACCCCGAGCACCATGGTCGACTGTTACGACCAGCTTGAATCCTGCTGTGACTTCGCAGAAGCATGGCCTTCGAACCTTTTCCGCTCAAAATGCTTTCGACACACTTCGCAGTCATATCGAAAGCGAATCGCCGAGGTGCAAGAGCGGCTTTTTGATCCCAATCCTGAATATGCCTTGGTGGAGTTCCTTGAAGCATTTCATGGGGAACATGGCTTCCATTCAACAAAGTGCAATAACCTGGTTGACTTAAAGCGACATCTCCGAATCAACCGTAAAGACCCGATATGTCGACATGTGTAAGTCACCTTCCCCTCTACCCAGGACCGCTTGCCAGTGCTGACTATTCGAACCAGATTCTTCGAAGCCGAACACTCCCGAGCACCTCTAGACTGTTCAAAAGAGATGTTTGTATTCAGCATGTCGTTTCTTCAAGTCATGGCTCCTTTTGTGGACCTCCTACTGGGCTTTGGGCAGTCGCAGAACAGGAAGGAGTTCCATTATACATCTTTCCGTCACGAGAACTATCTAGTGGCGTCAAAAGTCCAGGATTTCGAAATTCCACGGCTGGGTCGATCTGGTCTGGAGATCAAGCTCTGTTACAATCTATGGAGCGTGGAGACATCTGTTGGAAACAACTCAGCGGGTTCATTCCGACAGACAGCCCTCTATCACTCCTTCGACCTCCGGTCTGGCCGGTCACTTTGGGTAAACATCAGCGTTAATGCCGAGATGAAAAATCGGATCACCGACGCGGCGAGTTCATATGAGGAATTAACAACGGAGGCGTTGGTAGACATCCAAGGCTCTTTCTCCGCAAGTCTTACTACCCACCTTGTTGCTTTCGAGTGGTGTTCAGAGAACTGGCGTCAATATATTACCAAACTGGAAACGACTTTGCGAGCAATAATCAACAAGGTACAGCGTGCTCCCGTCGGGAAAATGGAGAGCACTCTTGCGCTGGATACCAAAAATCTTCTCAAGGCACTCAAGGCTCCTATAAGCTCTTCACAAATAGTCGAGTCGAACTTGGTCACTTCCCCCGATCTTGTCAACCCAGgaagcccagccagccccttCAATTCCACGCGAACCTTCACTCGGCGGAGTACATTGAAGTCAGCGGTTATCAGTCCGCTGAACACAAGAGCGTCTACTAATTTGACTGCAACAAGTATGCAGTCCTTCCCGGGTTCCCCTGTCCGGCGAGAAACATTCTCGCCCATACTTGGTTGCCCACCGGAATCATCAACTGAGAAGAAGGGCCGAAGAATCCACCATGATCAAGATCCGTTTGACATGTTGAAAGACATTTCACTTGAGAAGTTACAAGAGCTCAACGGAATTGGAGCGGATCTGCATACCGCTGGCCTCGTGATGAAGTTGGACTCCGACGTCCTTCGTGATGTAATGAGACATTATCAAAGCCTCGTTGAAGCGGAAGAGTTTCCAGCGAACCTCAAGGCTTGTAGGCCAGTGCTTGCTGAGTTCTCTCGACGCGCCACGTCGATTGTGAGAGCCCTAGAGATGGAGCAGACACGGATTGCAACGCTGATGCTCCTCTTCCATGATGGCAGGGGACTGGTATGTTCTGCAACTTGGTCGAACCGCAAGCCTATTGCTAACACGAGAGATCATCACAGTTTGAGCATGTCCTCCAGTTTCGCAACCTGGAACAGAGCAAGCTGTTTAATGCGACTGCCAATATAAGCCAACAGCGGATGGAGGAATTCACGGAGCAAATGCACAAATCGACACTCAATATGGAGTCAGTGACCGAAAGCATGCATGTAATAGCGCAGAAGACCGAGAAGGACACATCTTCGATGCATGTGATCACTATTGTCACCCTTCTCTTCCTACCTGGAACCTTCGTTGCCGTAAGACTCGGCCTGCCGACTTTGATCGCCCATGCATTCACAACTTTACTAACATACAGCCAGACATTCTTCGGCAGCGGTTTATTCCAGTGGGATGAAGCGAATCCGGAAATGAGCTTTCCAATCTGGAAAGGGGAATTCTTCAAACTGTTTGCCAAGATATGCTTCCCCCTCATGGGCGCTACTATCACCATTTGGTGTTTCGTTTCCTATCTGCCTTTTTGGAGGGAGTGCTTGCGAGCATGCTGGAACAGATTGAGAGCATGTTGGAACAGAAAGAAGCTTGCGGACGAAGAGCAAGGAACAACCGCAATGGGTGTTGCGGAGAGGGAATTGAAGCTAAAATAGGGACAAATATGATGATCGGTATCTAGATGGTACATATGCAAGACCTGAAAAATTCCTTCTCGAGCATCTGGGCGGCCTCATCTTGATCTGCCGGCTCATCAAGCCTGTGGAAAGCCAACTCTTCCCCAAAGCATCAAGGACGCTGCATCGCCATGTACGGTGCAGCAACGCCAGGTCAACTGAGCTCTTGGCGAAAGTTCATAAGCCACAGCTATCGTTCACCAGAGAACCGGTAGGCCAATGAGTGGTTGCCTCCCGCGTCTTCGACATCGGGCTAGCCGCTTTCCCCGCAGAAGGTACAATGCCGTGAATGCCTGGCTGGGCTGTTGTGATGCGTAACTCGGCTTCCACTCCCGCCTTGCAGAATGCCTCTTGGGTCAGGTACTCCACACAAGGCTTTTCACTTGGTTTGCCCTACTGTATGTCATGAAGCAGCTAATACACTAAATGTGGGTCTCTACCCATACAGCCCAGTTGCTCATAGCATCGATTGATGTTACTCCCGATTCTTACGGTGTTGATAGCGGTTAATCTGGCGGCCAGCGGTTGAGAAGCGGATTGGGTCGCACAGGCAGACAGGCGTCCAAACTGCACAAGATGCACCACCCGCCTCGAAGTAACAGAGCCTTGTGAGGTCAACCTGGACATAATCACTCACTTTCACCGTCCCCAGCGCGTCTGCGGCTGCTTGTGACCAGCTTTGTGGTTTTTTCCAAGCTTCAGTTTAACTCCGCACCCATCTGCATGCGAAGCCCAATATGACAAAGCGCCCCCTTTACCTTATATCTTGTCATCGTTTTGCCCTTCATTGAGGGCTACCCTTCACACCTCACCACGCGGTCGCGGGGTAGTCGGTATCAGCTCAACCCTCAAGATGGCCAGGTGGTTGGACCCATTCATCGGCTTCCAGGAAGAGGTCCCATTGCTCTGCTCACGGGGCATCAATGGCTTTGGCCAGGAAGATAGCTATATCCCTTACCAGGCGTTGGAAAAGTATTGGGATCCCGACAAGATCAACGAGGTGCTCAATTCCCGCAAAGGCGAGTTGCAAAACCTCGATGTCGAAACTATCCAGACAAGCTTTCTCcgcatcttctccaacctgGTTTTCTGTACGAAACATAACGCCTTCAGGATCAGCTATCTTTCCAAATTCATCAACAATCATATTGACGACCACAATCTTCCCCTATTGCGGGACCAGCATCCTCACTCTGACCCTGCCATGGCCATCTTTTCCACCGGAGAGGAAAGTCTCGCAGCATGGGAGGCGTTTGACAAGCACCAGTTCATGTTCAACCCCTTTATGCTGGAGACAAAGTACCGACACAACCATCCCCTGGCCGAGCGGTGTATCGTTCCGTGGAAACGCGTCGGTGAACTATCCAGGTCGAAAAACAACTCCACCGTCGTTGAGAAATTCAAGATCAACTCGGACAGCGGGTTGGGTCAATTGGTGGTAAGCAAAAGGCCTCTATATAAGCATGTTGAATATCGAAGGTGTAGGCTGAACACAGGCACAGGAAACCATTGCCGTGAAGAAGATTTGCCTACGacacgacgacgaagaccTCACACGCGAAGCCGAGGAAACGTTCTCAAACGAGCTGGTGGCATACATTGGGTTGAAGAACAACTCATCGCAAGAGGATGCATCACGATATTTCCTCCGATATTACGGCTCTTTCAGGcaggggggttggggctaTGTGCTCCTTGAATACGCCGACAAAGGAAGCTTGACAAACTTCTACGCTAAGAACAATATGCCCTACTACTCCTGGCAGGTGTACAATGTATGGAAAGCCATGCTGAATCTTCTCAGAGGCCTAGAGCTCCTTCACCATTTTAACAATAACGACGCCTGCCCTGCTGTGCGAGGCATCCATCAAGATCTCAAACCGTCCAATATCTTTGTGTTCGAGGACCGCGAAGACCTCACCGAAGACAAGCCGCCCTACAAGCACAAGTACATCTTCAAGATTGGCGACTTCGGGTTGAGCAGCATGCGCCTAAGGCAGACTCTCCACCCAGACAACAAAGGGACCAAGATGTACGGGGCACCAGAGATCACCACACCCACGACTGAACTTCGCCATTTAGATGGCGGTGCAACTTATAAGGTAGACATCTGGTCAATGGGGTGTATCTACTTCGAGATGCTCATTTGGATCAACTCTGGCGAGGCGGGGCGAGACGAGTGTCTGGTCAAACGTCTCAAAGAGGGCGGCCCTGATGGGGCATTTCACAACCGGGGAAAAGAGCTTGCCGCCCTCAAGGAGATGTTGGAGCTAACGCTCTCCTGCAAACGGCAATGTGACGACCTTACCCAGCCTATAGCTGAACGGATCATGCTGTCAATGCTATGCGTTGACCCTTGTGACAGATCGAAAGCCAAACAGCTTATACGAGAGTTTCAGGCGATCCTAGAAAAGACTGCTGGAGGAGACAACGCCCGCAATGGTCCGAAACCAGGTACGGCCCTTACAGGTACCCGCACTCAACCCAGTCACAACTCGCGTGGCAAAGCAGCCCATTTATCCAACGCTCAACCGCGCGCTATCTACAGTACTCATCCTTCGGGCTCACCCGATCTCATGACAGGATATCCTTCACGTGTTGCAGCAAACGATCACAACAAAAGCGAAGACGGCGAGGACTTTGGCAAGGCAGGCCATTCTCTTGGGCCACCGCTAGGGCCAGTACAAGAACCGCCCGCTCATCGCGTCCATCTTTCTGCCGCATATCGTGGCGACAACCCTACCTCTAACTCACGGACTCCGCTTAGGAGCCACCGTACCCTGGCCAGTGCGCATGGTATGCCACACTCCAATCAGCACAACCTTGAAGATGTTGCTGTTCCCTTATTTGGCGGACAGCgccctccatcatctgctCTTTCACCTACGCACAACCAAGGTCTAAGGCAGGCATTCTTTGTCACACAGCGGCCGTTGTCAGTCGATTCCGGAAGGGCAGCGGATAGGCATTTAGGTTCCATAGAAACCATGGTGGGCTTTCAGCCTGCCCACTCTCAGCCCGATACAACCTCGCCTGTTTACAGCCCCAGGTCAACCCGACAGGGGAAGTTGCCTGCCTCGAGACCAAGCAGTGATCCAACCGCCAGGCGTGGGGAACAGGATGGTCCTTTCGTCTGGGATATTCTTGTTTACAAAGAAAGtagcaagaagaggaaatgGCCACTTGGATCATCTGAACACTTGCTGGGACAAACCGACGCTCTGAAGTATCAGCAAGACAAAGAACAGGTGGGGAACAATATTTTGTCTTTTAATCATTAGTACCCAAACACTATGGCGTTCATTTATTAACCAGAAGTGTAGATATTCATCGTCGGTGACTCAGAAAGCATGTGGGAGTACTGGAAAAGTGTTGTGGATACTTTCGAGGCGCTGTCCTACCTGGTCAAGGCGTGTGATCCCGACGGCATTGAGCTCTATCTCATCTCGGAACcacagaagaagaagaaggcgaacAAGAACTCAACTACCGACCTTGTAAAATTTTTAAGAGAACTCAAACAGCCCACCAAGCAGAACAGCAACATCGAGTCGAGCTTCAGTCGTATCTTGGAGAACGTTAAGGTGACGATCTCGGACACGGCGAGCAATTCAAGCCGTGTGTCGATTTTCAGACCCCAATCTGGAGCTGGAATCAGCATCTATTTTTTTACCGATGGTGTGTgggacgatgacgacaagCAGGGGAACCCAAACATCGCTCACCCGATCCAAAATTTGATACGACAAATGCAGCAAAATAACCACGACCGAACCAAAATCATGATACAATTTATCCAGTTCGGTAACGACCCAGCTGGAACCAGGCGCCTGAGGTATCTTGACAACGGGCTCAAGTCAAAGCTGGATGAGTTGTAAGTTCAACTGTTCAAGTCTTGCCTTTATTTCAGCTCTCGTTGCCCTGGCTTACTAACTTTACCGCCCTACCCAGTGACATCGTCGACCGCAAACCATGGAACAGCAATGTCTGGAAAATACTGATCGGAAGCCTCAACCGCAACAATGACAAGGACAGCGATGACGAAGAACAGGACGTATTCCACAACGCACAAGAGGGTGACAGATTGGGTATCCATGACAACAGTGTggcgagctcctcgcccttACAAACCACGTGGTTGCCTCCGAGACAGACCACCCGGGTCTCCTCGAACTCCCAGGCGCATCCCACGAATTGTCCATTCAGAATTGGACGAGGCGAGTGTACATGCCGTTAGTATGCGGGCTGAACAACGAGACTATTTGGGGGGGATATGCTCTTTTCTCCTCTCTCCACCGTACTGAACCCCTCCACTTTCCGTTCACACCCCACATAAAGGACGACTGTTCAGGGTATCTCTCTTCTATGTACACATGGAGTTTTGGAGATCGAGatcatttttctttttctcgtaGTCGTCAGGAGTCTGTGCTTTCTTCTCATTTTTTTATATACTTTCGGACAACAGAACATGATTGCGGGGACTCTGGTTGGTATATATCTCTTACACAATGGGCAATTAAAGAGTCTTCGTGAGGCTGAGCATATATGTTGGGTTTATGAAAGGAAGGAAATTTGGTAGATGATCTAGGTTTGAGGCGTTTTTCTGGGAAAGCAGGGAATGGTTTACATGATCTGTCTTGGTGTTCAGGAAAGACGAAACAAAGATACCCTTCTTGTATATAATGTTTATATTACGGCCAGTACATAGCCTTTCTCGTTTATTTCTCCGTTACCAGTTCAACACATGGCCTTTTCAGCGTTAGCAAGATATATGGGTGTATATCTGTACATACCTGTTACCTTTTTACAGACATAAGAACGTCGTTAAGAGGGGGTTTGGAATGAGTGTATAAGATCCGAAAGCTTCCAAGTTACCTATGGTTCTTCGAGACTTCTTGAATGTTTCTGACACTTCTTTGCTCGCTTCCCCATTAACTTTGCTCCCACATTAAACTTTCCCTCAGGCCCAGCCCAACACGCCCTGATCCAGTCAAGGTAGCTTTTAGCCATGTTTTTCCTGCCACTGGAAATTGTTTAAGCGAGTGTCCCCTCCCGATTCATCCTTCATCACTTTTTTCTCATCTCCCTAAATTCATCAACACTTTTTGCTCAGACAAtaacctcccctccatcatgcCTGCCGGACCACAAACCCAACAGGCGAATACCGAAAAACGAGAGCCCTTGAAGAAAGCAGTCGAAGGTCTTCTCTCAGACGAACTCCTATTTGCAAACGAACTGGAGGATTTTCTAGAACAGCGGAGGAATCGCGCCTGCGCCGACAAAGTCTTGACAAATGTCGCGGAACCCAAGGATGAAGACCCAGCACTCGTTCCTGAGGTCAAAATGGAAGAAACCCCTGCACCGATGACACCTGCAGAGCAAGAGATGGCCGAATGACGCGACCTGATCAAGAAACTTGAGGGCTGGTAAAAGGAGAAGTTCGCAAAGCTGACACAAAGGCCGGTGACGGAGTGGAAGCCCTTTGATGACTTGCAGATTGCCGCGTTGATGGCGGTTGATATTGAGTCACTTCGGTACAATGTTGACCGAGCAGACCATGGTTTCTTCTCTACCGAGGGCAAGGAACGCTTCCTTGACGACGTGATCCTGGTGCCCTTTCTCGTTCGTTGGTGTACGTTGATTTCCTCCCATGTCAGACTTTATCATCATTGCCGATccgaagaaaagaaacataCACAGGCATGTCCAAAGACAGGTGGACGAACATGCCTTCGAACCTCAAAGACGGAGCTAGAAGCTATCATCCTCGGGAAGAAAGTGGGGCCAGATAATTCCGGCTCGTCTTGTCAGTCGGCCGAAGAtaatgatgaggaggatgaagatgggggtgggCCAAATCGCAAACGGAGAGTCGGCAAGAAAGGCAGCATCAAGAAGAGCTCCAAAAAGAGGAGAGTCACCAAGGAGAGAGCTGTCGTCGAAAGCGATACCCACCCCTCGAGGCGCAAACCTTGATGGGAAGAGTTGGCGGACCTGCCTGGTTGGTTTGGCCTCGATGGCGGATTCAAGGGATTGCCTAAGCCCGACTTGTACGGATTCGAGGTGCTGGCCGCCGTGATTGATAAAGACAAGGCACCGAAAGAATCTTCTTGAAGGCCCAGCTGTGGTTCTTATATTAGCAGCTCTCTTCTTTTACCAGAAATTACCTACCTTCACCCCATTTTCCCCCATCTCAATAAAAGAGTCTCTCCCTCTATCCTGTCCCATCTTGATACCAGCCTTAAAATATCCACCACAAATACCATACAAACTCGACCAGAGACTCAAGTGACGAAAAAAGTCCACAAGACATTCCCACTCAtgtaaggtaggtagacaGAGGATTAACCCCCCCCCGTTTGCAAACAACAGGCGCGACTCAATGAACACGGAGTCGccctcaccatcaaggcCATATCAACTCGACCAGAAACCCGATAGAGCGACTCAGAGCCGAATTAGGAACTCGAATTCGGCACAGTCCACAATTggccaacaacctcgacgacCAAAAGAGTCACCTTCCCAGAGCTGGACAGATATTGCCCCAACGCAGTTCTTGCTCGTTAAATCAGGACTTGTCCCTGAATTCAACCACCTCGCCCGCTGTCCATCGTTATTATCTAATGTTATAGCAAACGACTTTCAATGAAGACGGTAACTTGCCTCTGCGGGAGCTAACGAAGGAATCTTCTATTAGGTAGATAAGTGCCAACGATTTACAAAAAGAGTTTGGTCCAACTAGGTACCAAGCTCATGTCGAGGATGTTATTACGCAGTCTAGTCCTGTCTATGTATCGTTTGAGACTCCTGCAATACGCTTACCTCCCTTACAAGAGCCCATATCCATACAATAAAGAAAAACATTTACGGAGCCCCCTATTTATTTTACCAGCGCCCCCCTCTATACCTATCTACTTACCCTTCCTATAATATAATTAAAGACCTTGAAAGAAAattaataggcctttaaatTATCTTTAAGGGTCTTTGAATTATCTTTAAAGACCTTCGAATTATCTTCAAAAGCGTTTCAATCATTTTTAAAGGCCTTGAAAAATAGTTAAgaggccttaaaagatagttaagaGGCCTTAAAAAATAAGCAGAAGGCCTATATAAAAAACCAACCCAACGCCCCATACGCTACCGATGCAAACAAACGCTAATATCACAGTAACTGCGccccaaaacaacaccaagaccatCATCCAAAACTACTCAATAAATCCCCAATCTTCTGcgacttcttcttcggctttACCCCCGCGCTCTCAGTAGTAGCCTTCCTCTTAGGCTGCGTTACTACTACCGTAGGCGCTTCCTCAGCCTGCACCTCAACATTCCAATCCCTGGAAAACTCCCATATACACATATTGCTCAGTAAACTCTTATTGGTGTTCGCCTGTCCCGGCTCCGGCGGCGTCACCAAAGTGATGGTAATATACGGATTATCCAGTCCCAGCTCCTCATACTGCAAAGCCATGTCCATGTCCCAGTACACGTACCGGTAACACTCCATCGGCGCCCAGGCAGGCGCGTCCTTCAGCGGCTGACCGATGACCGGCGGCGGGTTTGTCATTGGCGAGTTGACGTACACtgccttgatcttggggaACTTAGTTGCATAGTGCAGCATGTGTATACTGAGCGAACCTGGCATGGCAAAGAGAATGAGACTgcggagggaagggaagggttCTTCTTTCTCGCTCCAACCTCggatgaggtggttgtttAGATTCAAGCTCGGTTTGTTGCACGAGAATCCCGAGTGAGCGGCTGTTTTGATGCCGTGGTCTTCCATGTGCAGGATGACCAGGCTGCGCAAttcggcgaggaggaggaggtcgcgGGTGTTGAATCTCTCGGTATCCTTAATTTTAAGAATGGTGAGGAAGTGAACGTTGCCCGGGTGCGGCTGCATGGTTTGGATGCGTCTGGGTAACTCGTCCGGCTCGATGT comes from the Podospora pseudocomata strain CBS 415.72m chromosome 5, whole genome shotgun sequence genome and includes:
- a CDS encoding hypothetical protein (EggNog:ENOG503P5N9), translating into MDAQVPQMIRQEVDNYRLEWEKLRDYLYALFPEYTEYIELETHRNDVYIAWIPNELTPTEMNHIYTNLRTRRKRIR
- a CDS encoding hypothetical protein (EggNog:ENOG503Q4Q1), translating into MSTPSTMVDCYDQLESCCDFAEAWPSNLFRSKCFRHTSQSYRKRIAEVQERLFDPNPEYALVEFLEAFHGEHGFHSTKCNNLVDLKRHLRINRKDPICRHVFFEAEHSRAPLDCSKEMFVFSMSFLQVMAPFVDLLLGFGQSQNRKEFHYTSFRHENYLVASKVQDFEIPRLGRSGLEIKLCYNLWSVETSVGNNSAGSFRQTALYHSFDLRSGRSLWVNISVNAEMKNRITDAASSYEELTTEALVDIQGSFSASLTTHLVAFEWCSENWRQYITKLETTLRAIINKVQRAPVGKMESTLALDTKNLLKALKAPISSSQIVESNLVTSPDLVNPGSPASPFNSTRTFTRRSTLKSAVISPLNTRASTNLTATSMQSFPGSPVRRETFSPILGCPPESSTEKKGRRIHHDQDPFDMLKDISLEKLQELNGIGADLHTAGLVMKLDSDVLRDVMRHYQSLVEAEEFPANLKACRPVLAEFSRRATSIVRALEMEQTRIATLMLLFHDGRGLFEHVLQFRNLEQSKLFNATANISQQRMEEFTEQMHKSTLNMESVTESMHVIAQKTEKDTSSMHVITIVTLLFLPGTFVAVRLGLPTLIAHAFTTLLTYSQTFFGSGLFQWDEANPEMSFPIWKGEFFKLFAKICFPLMGATITIWCFVSYLPFWRECLRACWNRLRACWNRKKLADEEQGTTAMGVAERELKLK
- a CDS encoding hypothetical protein (EggNog:ENOG50KOG0660; COG:H), giving the protein MARWLDPFIGFQEEVPLLCSRGINGFGQEDSYIPYQALEKYWDPDKINEVLNSRKGELQNLDVETIQTSFLRIFSNLVFCTKHNAFRISYLSKFINNHIDDHNLPLLRDQHPHSDPAMAIFSTGEESLAAWEAFDKHQFMFNPFMLETKYRHNHPLAERCIVPWKRVGELSRSKNNSTVVEKFKINSDSGLGQLVETIAVKKICLRHDDEDLTREAEETFSNELVAYIGLKNNSSQEDASRYFLRYYGSFRQGGWGYVLLEYADKGSLTNFYAKNNMPYYSWQVYNVWKAMLNLLRGLELLHHFNNNDACPAVRGIHQDLKPSNIFVFEDREDLTEDKPPYKHKYIFKIGDFGLSSMRLRQTLHPDNKGTKMYGAPEITTPTTELRHLDGGATYKVDIWSMGCIYFEMLIWINSGEAGRDECLVKRLKEGGPDGAFHNRGKELAALKEMLELTLSCKRQCDDLTQPIAERIMLSMLCVDPCDRSKAKQLIREFQAILEKTAGGDNARNGPKPGTALTGTRTQPSHNSRGKAAHLSNAQPRAIYSTHPSGSPDLMTGYPSRVAANDHNKSEDGEDFGKAGHSLGPPLGPVQEPPAHRVHLSAAYRGDNPTSNSRTPLRSHRTLASAHGMPHSNQHNLEDVAVPLFGGQRPPSSALSPTHNQGLRQAFFVTQRPLSVDSGRAADRHLGSIETMVGFQPAHSQPDTTSPVYSPRSTRQGKLPASRPSSDPTARRGEQDGPFVWDILVYKESSKKRKWPLGSSEHLLGQTDALKYQQDKEQIFIVGDSESMWEYWKSVVDTFEALSYLVKACDPDGIELYLISEPQKKKKANKNSTTDLVKFLRELKQPTKQNSNIESSFSRILENVKVTISDTASNSSRVSIFRPQSGAGISIYFFTDGVWDDDDKQGNPNIAHPIQNLIRQMQQNNHDRTKIMIQFIQFGNDPAGTRRLRYLDNGLKSKLDEFDIVDRKPWNSNVWKILIGSLNRNNDKDSDDEEQDVFHNAQEGDRLGIHDNSVASSSPLQTTWLPPRQTTRVSSNSQAHPTNCPFRIGRGECTCR
- a CDS encoding hypothetical protein (EggNog:ENOG503P6VN; COG:S), whose protein sequence is MTSITGPKDVVRKMDLVSMCMRAVAKHMASLTTDHLVLLPEPRLRQLFRLLDPIMTYTQWQLLADAIYINTSRTNTPHGVKPFRWEDDIEPDELPRRIQTMQPHPGNVHFLTILKIKDTERFNTRDLLLLAELRSLVILHMEDHGIKTAAHSGFSCNKPSLNLNNHLIRGWSEKEEPFPSLRSLILFAMPGSLSIHMLHYATKFPKIKAVYVNSPMTNPPPVIGQPLKDAPAWAPMECYRYVYWDMDMALQYEELGLDNPYITITLVTPPEPGQANTNKSLLSNMCIWEFSRDWNVEVQAEEAPTVVVTQPKRKATTESAGVKPKKKSQKIGDLLSSFG